A single window of Culicoides brevitarsis isolate CSIRO-B50_1 chromosome 3, AGI_CSIRO_Cbre_v1, whole genome shotgun sequence DNA harbors:
- the LOC134835226 gene encoding venom allergen 5-like, with amino-acid sequence MKVNILIFVISSIIGLTVGCNILNYGVSPSDKQFILDYHNRLRQKLALGQIYNQPQAANMQVLVWDDELANVAQRHANGCEYYHNPYRHISRFYVGENIARIWSSDTPHGNWKYIIDKWFGEYSIYRWLDWPLTSLNGHYTQIAWGTTTRIGCGYTYYLTPGGSYTRYYVCNYGPTGNHYGVGPYEIGTPNCARFGLYYSRYYNGLCSSYYY; translated from the exons atgaaagttaatATTCTAATATTTGTGATTTCATCCATTATTGGCTTAACAGTCGGATGCAATATTTTAA ATTATGGAGTATCCCCAAGCGACAAACAGTTCATCCTCGACTACCACAATCGTCTTCGACAAAAACTCGCTCTCGGGCAGATCTACAATCAACCACAAGCTGCCAACATGCAAGTTCTCGTTTGGGACGACGAGCTAGCTAACGTTGCTCAGCGTCATGCCAACGGTTGCGAATATTACCACAACCCATATCGCCATATCTCGCGTTTCTACGTTGGCGAAAATATCGCTCGAATTTGGAGCAGTGACACGCCGCATGGCAACTGGAAATACATCATCGACAAATGGTTTGGCGAATACTCGATTTATCGGTGGCTAGATTGGCCCTTGACTTCCCTCAATGGGCATTACACGCAAATTGCCTGGGGCACAACTACCCGGATCGGATGCGGATATACTTATTACTTGACCCCAGGCGGCAGTTATACGCGATATTACGTTTGCAATTATGGGCCAACGGGAAATCATTATGGCGTCGGACCATACGAAATTGGAACGCCAAATTGCGCCAGATTTGGTCTCTATTACTCAAGGTATTACAACGGACTTTGTtcctcttattattattag